The nucleotide sequence tttaaaatagtcatACTGGTTTTTAGTtggaattaatttgttgtatatatctttaaaaaaaaagagtcaagtttcaaacattttattacatgcaaaCCTATCAtgcacacataaatatatatctgaatttaaatacatgataaataaataaaataagctaataaatacaaacaaaactagCTGAAATCAAACAACATGAcatcaattgtaaaaaacaaaaaagtagtcAATATATCATCACATCTTAGTTCTCAAAACAAGAAGCACTATACACTTGATCAGTCTACAATGTAGGTCTCAAGGTCAGCCGAGATCAGCACCTATGGCCCCGGCAAGCTGGAGGTGGTACTGAAATTCCACCTTGGGGAGCTCCCGCTTGGCCAGGTGGTAGGCAGTCTTAAGGAGCTTGACCCCAAGCTTGTCATCCTTGGACAGTTTGGCCAGTACAATTTTCTTCATGGGTTCCTGGGAACTCAGAACTGTCTTTTCCAAGGCGGCCTTGTGCTGATttgctgaaaatacacaaaatatttcacagtatCTCATCATTTTCagctgtcatttaaaataatttgggcatatattacaacatgttttaaaatatattaagccagacaccttaaaattaataccattttgaattgatttatCTGCTGACTAAGCAAtgcttctattgttttaataaatacttacacAAGCCATGTCTCTGATGATTGGTTGTTTTTGCTGGTTGGTCATGTCCACGGGCGTAGGCGTTGTCCAACTTAGCACCTCTACAAACTTCGCAGTGCCAATTTTTATCTGCATCTTCATTGTaccaactgaaattattttgataatttgactttttgaatgatttcttaTTTGAACTGTCGATCATGTCATCACTTTCAACACCGTCAGCTTTACGTTTCAGGCCTGGGGAATCCCGCAGAAGCCACGTAGAAAGCATGATTACTATTCAACAGAATCCAAAATATCTCGTATATAGAATATTGATGTGAACCGttcgaagaaaaaataataatggaagcatttctgaaataaaaaaaaacaacaaacctgGAACTGTGATTCGCACTTGCCCTTCTCGCTAACTTCGCGCTAATCACACCCAATTAAGTTCATTTGTCATCAGTGCACATCATTTAAACCGCTATTGTCATAAAGTATAAATCCTAATTGGCActaattgacatttacaaacatcggcaagtgtaaatattaatcccttacaattttattacatcGATGACGTAGCACATGTA is from Mya arenaria isolate MELC-2E11 chromosome 9, ASM2691426v1 and encodes:
- the LOC128245834 gene encoding uncharacterized protein LOC128245834, producing MLSTWLLRDSPGLKRKADGVESDDMIDSSNKKSFKKSNYQNNFSWYNEDADKNWHCEVCRGAKLDNAYARGHDQPAKTTNHQRHGLSNQHKAALEKTVLSSQEPMKKIVLAKLSKDDKLGVKLLKTAYHLAKRELPKVEFQYHLQLAGAIGADLG